Below is a window of Camelina sativa cultivar DH55 chromosome 11, Cs, whole genome shotgun sequence DNA.
CGTTAGGTGAAGTAGAAGTGACTGTAACTGCTTCCTTACTTGCTGGACAAGCTTCAGATCTCAGGACAGTATGATCCTCTTTGGGTGCATCATCACTAGCAAACTGTGGCATCAGAGAGAGGGTTTGGCCTTCAGGTTCGGTGAGTTTCTCCCCTGCAGAAGAGCCATCAACATCTTTCATCAGTGTATCAATAGGATAATTCCTCTTACCGATAGCCACAGAACCAGCACCCCCATCACTCATTGGAAATTTATCAGGCAGCGATGTGATGCAAGTAGCAGATTGGTTTTTAGCAGCAGTCAAGGCATCGATTTGAGGCTCAGAGCctaggtcatcagtttgattccCAGCATTTTTCTTCCCCTGAAGTGGAGCTTGCTGGTTTAGCGAGGGAAGCGGGAAATCTTCTCTTGCGTACATCTTAGCTTGGGGAAACAAATCAGTAGCTGGGGTAACTGGAGTGACTTTCTCTGGTAAGAAAACGATGCCTTTCAATTGCTTTTCCGTGTCAGCAACCTTAACGTTGAGAAAATAGCCTGCCTCGAAAGAACCTTCAACGACACCAGAAACAACTTGACCTATCAGATTGTCATCAATAGTAGTACTACCAGGTTGGTTCACTGGTTGCTGAGTCTGGCAATCGTCTCTGCGGGGACGACCTCTTTTTCGCTTATTTGTAAGAGATGAGCTCGAGCCTTGATTCAGTTGGTCCATCTTCTCTGAAATATCCATGATCTTTCAACTTTAAAATCTTCTCtggcaaaaaaacaaaaacaaagtattCTCTCTTAGTTTCATCAGTGTGCTCACCATAATTGCaattattttacagaaaataacaCAAAGCCAAAAACTTCAACCATTATCTTATCTGGACAAAATACATACTGATGAATCTTCAGAacaatca
It encodes the following:
- the LOC104725803 gene encoding uncharacterized protein LOC104725803 isoform X1 — protein: MDISEKMDQLNQGSSSSLTNKRKRGRPRRDDCQTQQPVNQPGSTTIDDNLIGQVVSGVVEGSFEAGYFLNVKVADTEKQLKGIVFLPEKVTPVTPATDLFPQAKMYAREDFPLPSLNQQAPLQGKKNAGNQTDDLGSEPQIDALTAAKNQSATCITSLPDKFPMSDGGAGSVAIGKRNYPIDTLMKDVDGSSAGEKLTEPEGQTLSLMPQFASDDAPKEDHTVLRSEACPASKEAVTVTSTSPNDSIAKGSTTLVDFFSAPETLRKQAIASSSTLNLELFQNETKRSGTEDEKSPADAEPRGVEEKPASTVDDVPEELQLELGHKKMSASSIATEAKSDQIASSKSGFLTNVFDGREETAKEPGEPNAAASESGLPEATTKVDDNDS
- the LOC104725803 gene encoding uncharacterized protein LOC104725803 isoform X2, which translates into the protein MDISEKMDQLNQGSSSSLTNKRKRGRPRRDDCQTQQPVNQPGSTTIDDNLIGQVVSGVVEGSFEAGYFLNVKVADTEKQLKGIVFLPEKVTPVTPATDLFPQAKMYAREDFPLPSLNQQAPLQGKKNAGNQTDDLGSEPQIDALTAAKNQSATCITSLPDKFPMSDGGAGSVAIGKRNYPIDTLMKDVDGSSAGEKLTEPEGQTLSLMPQFASDDAPKEDHTVLRSEACPATPETLRKQAIASSSTLNLELFQNETKRSGTEDEKSPADAEPRGVEEKPASTVDDVPEELQLELGHKKMSASSIATEAKSDQIASSKSGFLTNVFDGREETAKEPGEPNAAASESGLPEATTKVDDNDS